Within Anopheles nili chromosome 3, idAnoNiliSN_F5_01, whole genome shotgun sequence, the genomic segment CGTGTTTTCAGACGTATCAATGACGTTTCGCCTTAAACTCTACTTCAAAATGGCTGccgattgaaaaaaattgatgGCGTCTATGTTCGCGAGTGCAATTGTTACCATGGTTAATCTTGAAAATTTCCATTAAAAGTATGCTAAACGATTAAAACCTAGATGAGTGTATGTTGTACATATGTGCAGTGGGAAATGTGATGTGTTGAGCAAGCCGAAATTGTCTATTTTATCGAAATTAGGAAGTAAAACCTGAATTCACTTGGTTGGTGTGAAGTGCTTATGAGTTGTTCGAAGAGGGGTGGGGAGTCTATGATAAAATGTGTTCAGAAACGTAGCTTCATGACTATCGTCTACTACGGGAAAAAATCTAACCGATAGTGCGCCGGAAGATAGACATGCACCGAATTTTCTGTATCAGAAACGTGTAAATCGTGAAGTGCCGGAAAATTTTATGCAGGGTGAATGAATGAGCATACAACAATAAATAAGAAGATTGAAGTTTTTCGTGGTGAACGCTCGCAAGCGTTTATTCGTAACAGAGCTCCTCTTTGGACATGGTAAACCATTTGCCTATGCCATTGGTAGAAATTATGATGAATCAAAGAAAAGAAGAGGTTATTAAGCAGGCTCTAATAGCTTGCGCTAGCGAGCAGTAAAAGAACGTACGTGCACAACAGATATGATTGTCTGAAATTCTACTGTCTATTGTGGTGAGGGCGGCTAACgtgtgtttattatttaatttttaattaacaaattTTCCACTATGCGCGAGCTatagattttaattaatttttttagtaccggCTTTATAACATCCATCAGCATCCTGCCAAACAATGCGATGAAGAATATATTTGTATCCATTTAGATTGTAAATGCTTAGCCGTTTTCCTGACCCATAcctgttttcctttcgtagGAAAAACATTTTGTCCCTCTTATTCGTATCGCTTCTAATGCCGATGCGTATATGTTGCGTGCTTTTTCATTCCATGATCGCTTTCTCTTCTCgctggcttctttttttattttaactatATTTGCTCCCCAGTTCTATTGGTGAGCTGCTTATGaacttttattatttacgGTTCTTACATACTTGAGTACATCTCTGTTGATGTCGCATATCTatagcaaaacaaacggtGCCCATCCTATACTTCAAAGCGCATGTAGCGGGCTTTGCGTGATTGATCATagacaaaaaataattctttTCATATTCTCATTAGCTTATTCTTTATGCAAATGATCCGATCGTTGTTGACATATTGAAGGCGTTGTATGGCTTCTTGTTGAATAACGGATTGATATTTCAACAAGTTATTAATTAATAATATCGGAACATAATTGTGTGCTCAAGAACGActttcaaaaatttcatttttatgtgtTCTCATAGGAAGAATTCTAAACTCAAATGCTTGAGAATTACTGGAATATTTCTATATCTTGGAAGAATTTCGCGACGTTTTGATACGTTTTTTGAAATAGTTCGATGTTTGTTatggtttttgctttgaaGGAACATGGCGAGTTATGTTTGACAAAAATTTGTTATTTACAGAAAGGCGTGATATTATTTGTTGCCTCTTGTTTGATAATcaagtgtaaaataaatatactGCAAATGAGATACACTTGAACAGATTTCGTTACAAATCTACACATTGACTCTTACCAAGaagcaattatttattttgataagATCATTATTGCTGCATCTTAAACCGATTATCTCACcgtattaaaacaaaatgaaaatacaCGCGGTAGGCGTAtgataaataacaataatagcTTAAAAACAACTGTCAATAACAGCTAGCCGAAAATGCTTTTATATTATTAGATACGATCgctttttttaacatttttctttgcattatATCTTTACAGATTCTAATTGATTCTTTgaattttacaataaaattaattaacgtTTGCTCTGCGTGTAAATTGAGCCAGAATAAGAAAGTGGTGTTATTTAAAAATGATGCCGCGGCGCTTCAGACGTTgatgaaacaaatcaaaacgtGGCTTACGTGTTAGTAGTGCGTGTAGCATTTGACGTAGTGAAATCGttcgaaaataaacaaaaaacccgttTTAGACTGTTTTTAGTAAACACAGATTAGAATTATTTCGCAGATAAACACCTGCAGCTCTATGTACAATCTTTCGTGATATAAATAGTGTTTGATCGTTTGATTTAAAACATCGCTTCAAATGCATCAAACACAAAATCAAAGTTTCATGATTCAAATGTATTTTCAGAATTAAAATAACGTTTTTGGATGGTAGTGATAATCAGGCAGAGTGAAGTTAAAaaatagagagcgagagagcgagggagtgaaagagagagagagaaagggtgAGAAAGACAGAATAAAAGGATAAAATATTGTACAACCTTTTGTGTGAGAGAATCTATGCAAAACGTATAGAAAAGGAGATCAACAAGGAAGCGTATTGTGTTGGAAGATATAAAACATACCGTGCGCCTGCGGGTGCGCACACCAAGACACTGACTTTCGCCGCTAATAATTCCGTGTTTGGAATATGATAggtaagaaaaaataacattgattaataaattttattcaacgTTTAACGTTTTTAATAGAACttgaaaatggcaaaattaATAGTTTCTTATTGCTTATTGCTATTTTCTGTATATAAGAAATTTATtgcttaaattaattaattaaagaATAATTATGATGCTTTAGATAATCCTTGATTTTTTGTAATAACATAGAAAAATGACATAAGTCTTTAAATCATGAGTTATTATGTTATTGTGATAACTTATCGAgattttttaagaatttgggtaaatatttttgatgtgaaaattaaaaaaaaaatatatatatatatatatatatatatatatatatatatatatatatatatatatatatatatatatatatatatatatatatacatacacatattgtgtgtgtattttgttttttatttatatttatttttattaattgtatTGATATCTCACGGAATTCTCCAGGTTTAAGTCGTCGTGGAGTTAATGCAGGACCGCCATTGAGTTTACCATCTACGCTGGAGGACTCTACTAATAACTGGAAAGGAACGCCTTCGGGTCCTGCCGACCCTTCGCAGCAAGGACCTGGAGGGTCAGGCGGTCCAGTAGGACCAGGAAGTGGTGGTAATGGTGGTCCTGGTGGCCCTGGTGGTCCAGGAGGCCAAGGTCCTGGAGTAAACAGCTTTGGAGGTCCTGGTGGAGCAAACAATTTTGGTGGTCCAGTGTTTCCTGCCGCCGGACAAGGTTCGCCAGCTGGTGGATCTGCATCCAATAGTTATCAGAATCTCCCACCGGGTACCGGTTCAAACACACCACAATATACAGCGTCTCCTGCGCCATCGGGATCATCGACTCCTGGACCTGGTCCTCCGCAAAATGTTGGCTCTGGATTTCCGCCACCAAATTCCGGTGGTCCCACAGGGCCAGGAGGGCCATACAACGGTCCCGGTGGAGGTGGTCCTGTAGCTGTGGGTCCTTTTAGCTCTCCATCTGCTAATGGTCCTCAATTCGGACGGCCAGGCAGCTCGGGATCTGCATTTGGAAGTGGTCCGCATTTTACATCTCCTAGCGGACCAGGTAATTTTGGTGGCCCACAATTCGGCATGCCGCCTGGTTCCCCATTCGGCCATGGTCCTAATGGATCAAATATGGGAGGACCGATGGGTCAGGGGCATATAATGGGCGGACCACAAGCCGTGGACCGCATGGATCAAAGGTATTGCAGGTTCAGTATCTCAAATACGATTCGTTATCAGTATAGTTAGcatacatttttatcattattgcAGTCAATTGAATGTTCCCAGAAGGCATGCATACTTTGGACAACCGGATTACAGAATCTATGAGCTAAACAAACGCTTACAACAAAGAACTGAGGTAATTGAGGATATGTTGCTTTAACTTATGGAGGATAAAACGTTGCTTGTTGGTTTTTAGGAAAGTGATAACTGTTGGTGGGATTCGTTTGCAAATGAGTTTTTCGAAGATGATGCTACACTAACTTTAACCTTTTGTTTGGAGGATGGACCAAAAAGATATAGTATGCAAGCAATAATTTAGAAAGTCTTATTTAGATGTAACAGCATatgaattcgttttttttacagctATAGGACGTACATTAATTCCACGGTATTTTAGGAGTATCTTCGAAGGCGGAGTAACGGAGTTGTACTTTAATTTGCGACACTCCAAAGAATCTTTTCACAACACGTCGATCACACTTGACTGTGATCAGTGTACTATGGAAACTATTCACGGGAAACCAATGTACACAAAGGTTAGTTCAAGCATACTAAAATCTctttaattgattgattaaattgattgatatGAATTCATATGTTCCATTTAAATTTGTGTTTAGCTTTTGTGCATTTATGATTATCAAGTTGGAATATTAAAATTTGTGATAATTAGTTATTGCAACTATTCAATGTAATTTATAGCGATAAAATATCAATAGATGCGatattattaaaataattgcattATCGCTAAACTGTAATAAAAAACGTATTGATATATTATTTAGATATCCAATagaaattgaaacatattGTGGTGAATTGTATTTTTGCGTTAAGATTACTGCTTTCTAAATTATTTTAACAAATGACACATTTGATTACTTATTTCTGCCGTAGGTACTCACTGAGGGTAGACTTATTTTGGAATTCACATTTGATGATTTGATGCGGATAAAATCGTGGCACATGGCGGTTCGAACACACAGAGAGTTAATACCACGATCAGTAATTGCACTCCACAGTCCTCAACCAGATCCCGCAATGCTAGAACAATTGTCGAAAAATATCACCAGACAAGGAATCACGAATTCAACATTAAACTATCTGCGCGTGAGTGGTGatgtttttattaaaaaccCCTAAATTGTATCATCCCTCAAACACTAATCCCCAATTATATTGAGACTAACCGGTTTTACAAATCGACCAAACGATACTGTTCAACTGCATATTCTTTACATGGATCTATTTCTTCCTTTCAAATCTTCAGTGAATCTAGTTCAATAGagtatattttatttgattatttcatGGTTTACattcttcgttttttgttctgtCTATTTTTCTCGAATCGGTTGGATACTCTTCACATCATGGCTTTCCCTCGTCCGTCAATTGTTATAAACTATAGCTGTGTGTTATACTGGAGCCGATGCAGGAATTGATGTCCAGGCATAAAGCTTACGCGCTGAGCCCGCGGGATTGTCTAAAAACGACATTGTTCCAAAAGTGGCAACGGATGGTTGCACCGCCGGGTAAGAAAGGAGGTACTTTTTTGTGCATAGTCTGTCTCCTGGTCATATAGTTGGTCTCCATGGTAATAGCTAAGAAGGCGccgaatttaaaaaaaagtatagtTCGATGTGCGGAATCAATATAGTTATATGGTTTCTTGCTTGCGTTTCTGTTGCGTATTGCTCgcttttcgcaaaaaaaaaattgaaacacaagATAATGTTACCCTTTCCATGAATGCTAATTATATACTatgtttgtttatcattttgttgttgctgtatcTATGAGATTTAATTTGTGAATTTGTCGATTTTAGATGCACAAAGACCAGCAAATAAAAGGAGGAAACGTAAGGGTTCCAGTTCTGGAGCGGGAGCAGGTAACGCTGGTCCACAGGTTCCCAGCAAAAAGCGTTCTCCAGGTCCCAATTTTTCACTGGCGTCTCAGGTAGTGAGttgattgtttcaattttttttaattctgatAAACACACTACATAACTATAGAAATTTTACATAAAACATGTACTAAAAATGCTACAGACAATTAGCTTAGCCATAGCACAGATAGTTCGAAAAGTAAAACGATAATTCTAATTCCTGTGACTTTCATTCTTTATCGTTTTCATGCGACTCTGTTTGCAAACGTGATCTCATCGCTCCGGTTTGTGCAAAGGACGTTATGGTGGTCGGAGAACCCTCGCTGATGGGCGGAGAATTTGGCGACGAAGATGAACGGTTGATCACCCGCCTCGAAAACACACAATACGATGCAGCTAACAACCTCGAGCATGATGGTCACAACGCatttggtggcggtggaggtggccATAACGATGGTGTTCCAATGAGCGGTGGCCCAACCTCCTGGCAAGTTGATCGAGGCGGTGGCGGTCCTCCAAACAACTCCGGAGCCGGCGGTCAAGATGGTGGCAAAAAGAGTCCTTCTGTGTCTCAGTGACAAATGTAAAATCCAATGCACTTACTTCCATACATATTCGGATAATCCGAGTTAAAGTAAATACGGTGCATTGGTCTATTGCTTCGGTAAATCATCATTATTACAATAGTAAGTCACAAACGCGTCATACATTCGCGGATGCCTGAGAAATGGTAAGCAGCTTAAATAACTAGGCTCAGTGAGAATGGGACAGACATTTGCTACACAAGAGTGAATCTTGAATGGAAGGAAGGaatagagagcgagaaagaaagagagagaaatatagatagagagagagaggtcttAGTCGGTGGATATGAGAAATTAGGGCTGGTCGAAGTTTTCCATTTGGTTCGTCTCCATCCGTTAATTTTAGAGACTGTGCTGTACATCATTACAATTCCTCACTAAATCTGTACACTGATGAAAAGCAAAATGTTTCTGAAGGATATCACGTATTACAATTTACTGGAACACACAGCTATGCTTATGGTG encodes:
- the LOC128727619 gene encoding LIM domain-binding protein 2, translating into MIGLSRRGVNAGPPLSLPSTLEDSTNNWKGTPSGPADPSQQGPGGSGGPVGPGSGGNGGPGGPGGPGGQGPGVNSFGGPGGANNFGGPVFPAAGQGSPAGGSASNSYQNLPPGTGSNTPQYTASPAPSGSSTPGPGPPQNVGSGFPPPNSGGPTGPGGPYNGPGGGGPVAVGPFSSPSANGPQFGRPGSSGSAFGSGPHFTSPSGPGNFGGPQFGMPPGSPFGHGPNGSNMGGPMGQGHIMGGPQAVDRMDQSQLNVPRRHAYFGQPDYRIYELNKRLQQRTEESDNCWWDSFANEFFEDDATLTLTFCLEDGPKRYTIGRTLIPRYFRSIFEGGVTELYFNLRHSKESFHNTSITLDCDQCTMETIHGKPMYTKVLTEGRLILEFTFDDLMRIKSWHMAVRTHRELIPRSVIALHSPQPDPAMLEQLSKNITRQGITNSTLNYLRLCVILEPMQELMSRHKAYALSPRDCLKTTLFQKWQRMVAPPDAQRPANKRRKRKGSSSGAGAGNAGPQVPSKKRSPGPNFSLASQDVMVVGEPSLMGGEFGDEDERLITRLENTQYDAANNLEHDGHNAFGGGGGGHNDGVPMSGGPTSWQVDRGGGGPPNNSGAGGQDGGKKSPSVSQ